The genomic interval TCCATACTTCAGATACCGCCACGTGTCCACTAAAACCCTAAATCCTTCCTATATGAAACCCGTCACAATTGGCtcccaaaaaaatttacagagAACAAAAACGACTAAAACTTCCAATCAGTCCACATGGTCAAGTGTCAACTGGGCAACCAGAATATTCCGGAAAAACGGCATGTCGTTTCCCCAGCTTATCCGCAGCCGACTTGTCGTGCATCCACGTAATGAATAAATCCTATTGATAAATTGCTCTATATGTTTGTGTGTGCTTAAATTTAAGTAACCAAACTCTTCAAAATATTTCCGCatagcaaaaataattttttgtttaaatttcacTCATATATTTCAATTACCACCCAATACAAGTCAAACAATAAgatattctaaaaattttgactaataaaattaagggTGCGTTTAAGAACAAagtattttaacttttaaaatatagatgTTGGAGAGTAAAAGGCATGGTTAAGAAGtagaattgaagaaaaaaaaactataaaactTCCAAAATCCCATTATAAGGTGTTACTAAACACCTTGGTGTATAAGCTTTGGCAGCTCAACTATTACACATGACTTCCAACTGCACCTTAATAGCacttaacatttaaaaaaaagatatgaaattaatcataagtcttaaaattaattgccatgttttcttttaaggATACATTTGTTGCCACTTCACTATGATTAATAAACTACagttatttgaattaaaatcttCTCTTAAATCGAATTCtccattttaaaaattctatatCGTGTATATTcttgtgataatatataaataaaatttagtttttttttattaacccTTTGAGCCTTAACAAACACTGTTGACAACGCCCGTAACTCACGTGGCACATACTTACGGAGTCTCTAGAACTAACTCCACATTTCTGATGCAGCCACGTGTCCtctaaaaccctaaacccttcCTATATCACAACCCCCCCAGCGATCCCTGATCTCAGCGTTCGCctccaaaaatttgaaagaccCAAAACAAAACAGCCGTCTGTTGATTAATTCAGGCCAGATGGCCAACTCCGCCGCCAGGATCTTCCTCAAAAACGGCAAGTCGTTTCCGCAGCATCTCGGCAGCCGACTTGTCGGCCTCCCCTGCCCCTCCTCCAATGTCGTCAACAAACATCAGCTACAACTACTCGACAAGCCTTTAATCAGTCAGAATCCGACCCAGCAGCAGCAGTACTTATACTTACAAAGACCCGCGTCGGGCAATgggtttaattttgttgattttgtacTGGGTAATGAGGAGGCGCGTGAGGGAAAGATGCGCCTGGTGAGTCGTCGTGACGAGGACGAAGATGGTGATGGTGAGTCTGATCATGttgatgatgaggatgattttgatgatgatgaagatgatgagcCGTTTGATGATGGTGGCAATCATTACTCAAGTGGCgatgaatattataattgttgcaatgttgatgaagatgatgatacCGAATGATATTTGATACAAATTGTTTGAATATGTTCTATTCTTCCTTAACGCACGCTCTTCGTTGTTACcaacctaatttttttatcatcaagtgttataattatatctttagctgtgacttttttaatttttatttttttccctgttTTTGCTTTATATTTCGACTCTAATAATTCGTATTAGTACAACTTAATTTCGTTTTTTTCTAAAGTGATTTGTTGTAGCGCTTACTCCGTCACGAGTGGATCTAAGTGTTCGCAGGAAAATGCTTCTCTAAGGTAAGAAAAAGTCTAAAATACcctatcaattatttaaagatCCGATATTGCAGCTGtgtagtttttgaaaaaatagttccaaaataataaagatattatatcaaactaatttaattttttggtgtttactaaatataaatattttaatgtaagTTGAGTGGGGGTGAATAAAAAGCTTATATGATTGAGTAAATTGAGTATAGTGTTGTGTGTAATGTGAAGCCGCCAGAAAGATTGCGAATAGGCCTAACTCTGATTATAGTTTAAATTCAAAAGGGAAAAGGACACAGAGACCCCCAACGTTTGAATAAAGGATATAAAACTccgtaatattttaaaaaagacacTCAGACCTCTATTGGTTAACGGAAATTATTTCGTTAAATCATTACAAGGTTAATACcgtaattacaaattaaaaacaactGAATTGACTAAAAACCCACACACACATGACACGCACAAACAAACCCCACATggccacacacacacacactgcTTTCAGACAAATCCTTTAACACACACTCACGGTTTGCCTTGCCGACAACTGTTGGGGCTATCGGAAGTTGCTGGAACTGCTCGCGCTACCGGAAGCTACTGGAACTGCTCGTGCGTCAATCGAGACCGCGTCTAGTTGCAGGAACTGCTCGCGATCGAGGAAGCTGCTGGAATTTCTGCTCGTGCGTCGATCGAGACCGCGTCTAGTTGCTGGAACTGCTCGCGTTTGGTTGTTCCTTTTACTTAAACTTAAGGCATGCATCTACTTGGAAGATACAGTTCACCCTTTTGATTTATCCCTTCAAGTCTTGTCACTTGTTGCATGTATCTGTTGTTGGTGCTTTGTAATGTTTGATTTTCCACAACTCCTGCACTTGGGATGATGCTTCCTATACAAATGACTGAAGTTTTGCTTAGTTTCGTAGATTTTGAATAGGCCTTTACTGTAGACTGAACTCCACAGTGGCCCCTTCTGCCAAAGTGATGTGCTTTGACAGTTTGGATAACCAATTAACCTTGATCGATGCAACTGGATGGACTGTGTGGATTGTTTTGTGTGCCTATGTGCTGATGCAGGTTGTGTAAATTACTGAGTctatatattatcaataagaaaaattgatgTTTGATCACCAGAGGTTATGCTAACTGGTGCACAAGTGATTAAGGGATGGCAATGAggtggggtggggtgggggtggggaggcctaccccattccccaccccGTTAGAAATTTTTGCCTCCATTCCCCACCTCattccccaataaatttagtggggtggggatggagaatccccatccccaccccattccccatttatctattttataatatgtataaatatattattttagtaaattaaaaattagagacttaaaataaaatcatcatattataaagtatttaaattatttttaaaaaaatctaaaagtttaaaacaatatcttaaaataatattaaaagtgaaaaatatttaaagagcgTATcaccttaaaagagaaaagaaaatatatcaatatttcagagttgaaaaatattataagattttctttcattcataTCTTGATtatattgcataaaaattaaaaaaaatattaattgacattataattgataaaattaaaattattaaacaagaattaaaaacatatttatatttaatggggattggggtgggggtggggtggggagtACAAAACCAAACCCCACCCCATTTAGAATTTGGGAATTATTTTTcccccactccccactccattcctcaaaaattattcaaaattttccccGTTTGGTGTGGGGCTCCATGGGGCCCCAAACCCGTGGAGGATTTTgccatttatttcttttatttcttttggcaaCGCATTTTGGTGATTACGAGTTATATATGCTTCCAGACAACACTTCTGCTTCAAAATTGTCATCAGAAATTCCCAACGGTGAAACACCAGCTACTAAAGTGAGTACGGATTATGATGGAGCAGAGGAGTATAGGGCTGAGCGGATAGCAATATCAAATTCAGAGTCACCAGCTACATTGGGATAAATTGGAcaatgaataattattttttaatatgctataagggtataatggtaattgcactttaaaattataatttctgttAAAAGAAACGGTTTCTGTTAACCAATGGGGGTTTgagtgtcttttttgaaacattaggGAGTTTTGTGTCCTTTATTCAAATGTTGGGGATCTCTATGTTCTTTTCCCAATTCAAAATGGAAGGTCTAACATCTTATTTGGGATTAAGATACTATGACTTTTTAAGTCATAACTtttgtgcaaaaaaaaaattatatttataaaataaaagttaataatagatagtaaatataaaatttaaataataatgttgacaagattatttaacatataatagattttctattataaaaataaaaaatcatattaatataacttTCAGGTGctatagtttaaaagttacagttgTCTAATTTCAATATCAAACACACCCTAAATTGActacacaaaatttaaaattgccAATTGCAATTTTTTCTCCTTGTTTGCTCTttctcaattccaaacaattttaaattttctcttttttctatctttctcaATTGcaaacaattataaatttagggACGTAAAAGAGATCGAATGTATGAAATTAAAAGCATTTTgccttccccccccccccccccccccaccccctcCGGTTTTGGTTTCACAAAACAATGTTTGAATCTCTGATGAAGaatgtttaaaattaatggatCTGGTCAAAGCCGTATATATGAATTCATGTGATATGAAAggcttttcatattttcagtttttgataaattgtgTACAATTTTCGGAAACCGTATTGACATACCACCCTTTTGGGTTTTCCATtcaaaaaaagcaaaagaaaagaaaagaatgaaaatttacagaaatttatttttcctacaattaataataaatgctGTTCATACATCTAGCTCAAGATTCCTACACAGAGGATTTCTACAGACAGGGCAATTTAGCCGATGCTTCAACCATTGATCTATGCAATGCAAATGAAAAATGTGGTTGCATTCAGGGAAAGACTTACATGTCTCACCCTCAATAAAATCATCCAAGCAAATGGCACAGTCCGTATTTGAAGTCATTTCCGTTTCACCATTTTTGTAACTCATTTGCGGAAGCGATACTGGCAATTCCTGAGGGCACAGCCCTTGTGTTTCCTCCGAATCGCCCCTGAACTTTTGTATCAATCCGGACAGCCAGTTGCCCGTTTCGACGGCGGCAAGCTTCAGGGTAAATCGAAAGTCGGGATCAGGAATCATGATGTCAATCAAGCTCCCGCTCCAAGGGTTTCGTCTTTCTAGTATGAGCCAGATGACAACCTCAACGGCGTAGCAGTAAAGGGACACGAGCAACCAAAGTGCTAGTAAGAACAGAAATatgtaaagaaaaattatagttaTGAAACTGAGATAAGAAATTAATGATGATAGGTTGCAGAAAGGAGGAGCTTGAGGAACCATGAAGTTCATTAATTAGGGTTTCTTGATTTTGCGGTATTGTGATGTTGAGGGTTTTGGGTATAAAGCTTGTGTAAAATAAGCGCGGTggtcaagaattttttttttttttttggttggaacAAATTGAAGTTAAAGTGTGCATTTAAATTGGGTTGTAATTGGGTTGTTTTGGTTCCCATAATGTGGCTGATACAATCTGGTTTGGTAATCTCTTGTTTGAACAAGCTTAATTGACAGCATAATCTTGGATTTTAGgttttttgggttttgaaaGTTTGACTGGTAGGCTGTGAATAAACAGACTGTTGGAACTGGTTTTTAGGTCAAACAGATTTACAAGAACTGGTTATTGGGTCAAAGTTAATTAGTGCTATTTCAAGgcattagaaaatatttccgTAAGAACCGAAATCTAGGAATATTTGTTTGAACGAACTTTAAGTGCAATGCAAGATACAACAACAATTTACTAAGTATTCATAATCCGATTGGATAATCTCCGGAttgacaattttaaaaaaaaaataattgcaaaaaatattaccatatattttaacattacaatttagaaaaaaaaaattaacattacaATGTGATCAACAATATGATCcatcaaattaatagtttgatCTAGCGATATTGAAATATtaactgataatttttttggacacatattatttacaattaggtcatcattttatttattgctcTCGTTTAATTGTTATATACTCGATTTTCAACATTGTTCATAACTCTTCATTGAGgtttcataattaaatttatttaacaaaaattgtcACCATGCAGAAATCCTTTAGATTAAACTTGTCGAATAAATAACATTTGTCCATAAACTTgtcaaaaattttcaagtgaTTAATCTTGATCGCATACCAATTACATTTAACAACATTAGTCCATATACTTGTCAAAGCATTTTCATTCAACGTTCGTAGTCTTtctagaaccaaaaataaaggCATATTTTCTAAGGATATTAGAATTTTCACTttgtttaattgaaataaatatgcgaatatttttacaatactCCTTTTTGAAGAATAGATCTGCAAAATTTGACGGGATTTTCGAATTTTCACATCAGCATATCATTCTAAATCTTATATGGGTCGATCTTAGAATCAATCACAATCTCTCATCTGGACAGGTAAGGTGGGTTCTACGGTGAGATCCagcaaccttttttttttttttaatcaaagtgATTACTCATTTTAAAcatgttgtgaaaattttaatatattcgcaagcgcacgaatctagagatagaatagtggtaacgaggtcgatcccacagagattgttataaattgaaaagtctaatttaaatctaaaattaatattaatcctaacctagttgagcaaattgagttttaaaagaaattaaactaattaaactaagaaaacaattaaagtaaatgagaTTCAATAGGATAAAAATTACCAAGATttcagaatccaccactatctaactagtaattatctaaatattaattaatccccaattttagagtgacaactcgaaatcaatttatgtcatatggatataac from Citrus sinensis cultivar Valencia sweet orange chromosome 9, DVS_A1.0, whole genome shotgun sequence carries:
- the LOC107175595 gene encoding uncharacterized protein LOC107175595: MANSAARIFLKNGKSFPQHLGSRLVGLPCPSSNVVNKHQLQLLDKPLISQNPTQQQQYLYLQRPASGNGFNFVDFVLGNEEAREGKMRLVSRRDEDEDGDGESDHVDDEDDFDDDEDDEPFDDGGNHYSSGDEYYNCCNVDEDDDTE
- the LOC127899944 gene encoding uncharacterized protein LOC127899944, producing MIPDPDFRFTLKLAAVETGNWLSGLIQKFRGDSEETQGLCPQELPVSLPQMSYKNGETEMTSNTDCAICLDDFIEGETYQWLKHRLNCPVCRNPLCRNLELDV